Proteins found in one Bacillus sp. (in: firmicutes) genomic segment:
- the flgL gene encoding flagellar hook-associated protein FlgL has product MRVTQNMLTNSNLGYISKNYNRLGKIMDQINTGKKITRPSDDPVIAMKGMRYRSQLVEVKQFYRNLTEGFTWLETSDSALEETGQILHRIRELTVQASNDSYDKDARANIAKEITQLQQHLVAMANTKVGDNYIFNGTNTDNQPVSETGINVDMSTSIADLGGLPDGKSDSIDAGYVISYQGQTYKFEEKSGSIVTFVIEPKINYNVVDDANKEKTKTETGFSATIKIDLTNSHSIEQTSLQENKQLDGGMIEVTKTVSPTDIVISKSTAVSTNDQDVEIEVMKGVTIPINVRKDSANTFAYSIELFSGIESIKKMLVDPETTGQDITKALDTLDKMQNNVISTRAELGARLNRVEMVEDRLLKQRIVAEQTVADNEDIDFEEAIINLVTQESIHRASLAAGARIIQPTLMDFLR; this is encoded by the coding sequence ATGCGTGTAACACAAAATATGTTAACAAACAGTAATCTAGGTTATATTAGCAAAAATTATAATCGCTTAGGTAAAATAATGGACCAAATCAACACGGGTAAAAAAATCACCCGCCCTTCTGATGATCCGGTTATTGCGATGAAAGGGATGCGTTATCGTAGCCAATTAGTTGAGGTAAAACAATTTTATCGAAACTTGACAGAAGGTTTCACTTGGTTAGAAACATCGGATTCAGCACTTGAAGAAACAGGGCAAATCCTACACCGAATTCGTGAGTTAACAGTTCAGGCATCAAACGACAGCTACGATAAAGACGCGAGAGCAAACATTGCAAAAGAAATTACCCAATTGCAACAGCATCTAGTTGCGATGGCTAACACAAAAGTCGGTGACAACTATATCTTTAACGGAACAAATACGGATAATCAGCCAGTAAGTGAAACAGGTATTAATGTAGATATGAGTACTTCGATTGCTGATTTAGGAGGTTTACCCGATGGTAAAAGTGATAGTATTGATGCAGGATACGTCATTAGTTACCAAGGTCAAACGTATAAGTTTGAGGAGAAAAGTGGTAGTATTGTAACGTTCGTTATTGAGCCAAAAATAAATTATAATGTTGTAGATGATGCCAATAAAGAAAAGACGAAAACCGAGACAGGATTTTCGGCGACTATAAAAATAGATCTTACTAACTCCCACAGCATCGAACAAACTTCGTTACAAGAGAATAAACAGCTAGACGGTGGAATGATTGAAGTAACAAAAACAGTATCTCCTACGGATATAGTTATTTCAAAATCAACAGCAGTGTCAACAAATGACCAAGATGTCGAAATTGAGGTAATGAAAGGTGTTACCATCCCGATTAACGTCAGGAAAGATAGTGCAAATACATTTGCTTATTCCATTGAGTTATTCAGTGGCATTGAATCTATTAAAAAAATGCTTGTAGATCCTGAAACGACTGGACAAGATATTACAAAAGCATTGGATACACTTGATAAAATGCAAAACAATGTCATTTCTACAAGAGCGGAATTAGGTGCTCGTTTAAACCGTGTTGAAATGGTAGAAGACCGCCTTCTCAAACAAAGAATAGTGGCAGAACAAACGGTTGCGGATAATGAAGATATCGACTTTGAGGAAGCAATCATTAATTTAGTAACCCAAGAAAGCATCCATCGTGCATCACTGGCAGCTGGAGCAAGAATCATCCAACCAACATTAATGGACTTTTTACGATAA
- a CDS encoding flagellar protein FlgN produces MSAQPLIETLEKILLLHQSLTQLAQQKTEKIKTGDTDALNELLKEEKKHIQVIQKFEAERIQASKIFLSKCNEDFANSVQNPTISDCLQYADSSEQQKLTKIKAELQTQINALSDRNKLNQQLLQQSLQFVNLSLDLLTPDIDAYNYGRPGQAEQYEEGRSIFNSKA; encoded by the coding sequence GTGTCTGCACAACCATTAATTGAAACACTCGAAAAAATTTTGCTATTGCATCAAAGTCTAACTCAACTAGCACAGCAAAAGACGGAAAAAATCAAAACTGGGGATACTGATGCCCTCAACGAACTTCTAAAGGAAGAAAAAAAACATATCCAAGTTATTCAAAAGTTTGAAGCCGAACGGATACAGGCTTCAAAGATTTTTTTGTCCAAATGTAATGAAGATTTCGCAAATAGTGTGCAAAATCCTACAATTTCGGATTGCTTACAATATGCTGATTCTTCAGAACAACAAAAATTAACAAAAATAAAAGCTGAATTACAAACGCAAATTAACGCTCTATCCGACCGAAACAAACTGAATCAACAACTGCTTCAGCAGTCTTTACAGTTTGTTAATTTGTCTCTAGATCTTTTAACGCCTGATATAGATGCATATAATTACGGGCGACCGGGACAAGCCGAGCAATATGAAGAAGGACGCTCAATTTTCAATTCAAAAGCTTAG
- the flgM gene encoding flagellar biosynthesis anti-sigma factor FlgM yields the protein MKINNFGHVNFNPYKKQIEKLDQLQKTTGSDKIQISTEAMEMQKGSRIEAERQAKVEELKNKIESGEYKVDSREVARKMYEFWND from the coding sequence TTGAAAATTAATAATTTTGGTCATGTAAATTTTAATCCATACAAAAAGCAAATCGAGAAGCTGGATCAATTACAAAAAACTACGGGCTCGGATAAAATTCAAATTTCTACTGAAGCGATGGAGATGCAAAAAGGCAGCCGCATCGAGGCAGAAAGACAAGCTAAAGTTGAAGAATTAAAAAATAAAATTGAATCTGGCGAATACAAAGTCGATTCACGCGAAGTAGCTAGGAAAATGTACGAATTCTGGAACGATTAG
- a CDS encoding ComF family protein produces MRCLICHQPINETITWSTLFTLSSWQNEPQICHPCNQKLELITGEQCRSCSRPFSKLDNKFRKQDICNDCFLWERQSGWQDLLTKNISIFYYNDFLRELLAQFKFRGDHEIVKIFTSYMQNKFKQTFDQKNPPIILPVPLSAERLYERGFNQAYSLASLLNVPIEDILARTHSEKQSKKKKAERIVTDSPFLLKQDIQLDRYYNKSLLIIDDIYTTGTTLRQIAKTLGSLSPKSINSLTLARS; encoded by the coding sequence ATGCGCTGTCTTATTTGCCATCAACCAATTAATGAAACAATTACCTGGAGTACGCTATTTACCTTATCAAGCTGGCAAAACGAGCCGCAAATCTGTCACCCTTGCAACCAAAAACTAGAACTTATCACAGGTGAACAATGCCGCAGCTGCAGTCGTCCGTTTTCTAAGCTGGACAATAAGTTCAGAAAACAAGACATCTGCAATGACTGTTTTCTTTGGGAACGACAATCAGGATGGCAAGACCTCTTGACGAAAAATATTTCGATTTTCTACTACAACGATTTTCTAAGGGAACTATTGGCACAATTTAAATTTCGCGGTGACCATGAAATCGTGAAAATTTTCACTTCCTACATGCAAAATAAGTTTAAACAAACGTTTGATCAAAAAAATCCTCCCATTATCCTCCCGGTTCCACTAAGCGCCGAACGCCTTTATGAAAGGGGGTTTAATCAGGCTTATTCATTGGCAAGCCTATTAAACGTACCAATCGAAGATATCCTCGCGCGTACACACTCCGAAAAACAAAGTAAAAAGAAAAAAGCGGAAAGAATCGTAACGGACTCCCCTTTTCTCCTAAAACAAGATATCCAACTAGACCGCTATTACAACAAATCCCTTCTCATCATCGACGACATTTATACAACAGGCACAACATTACGACAAATTGCGAAAACACTAGGCTCATTATCACCGAAATCAATCAACTCTTTGACGCTGGCAAGGAGCTAA
- a CDS encoding nucleotidyltransferase has protein sequence MTMPKLKQSMSNLKNALDRLEDAVQRETTDKLLIDGTIQRFEFTIELFWKTLKRFLEEDGVEATTPRSTLKEAYKANWIHNEEIWLKMLKDRNSTSHVYDEKLAERIYKNIKQYYPIMKETYLFLQQKINDEEGN, from the coding sequence ATGACAATGCCAAAACTGAAACAAAGCATGAGCAATCTTAAAAATGCACTAGACCGCTTAGAAGATGCGGTGCAAAGAGAGACGACTGATAAATTATTAATTGATGGAACGATACAGCGCTTTGAATTTACGATAGAACTTTTTTGGAAGACATTAAAAAGATTTTTAGAGGAAGATGGAGTTGAAGCAACTACACCTAGGTCTACCCTAAAAGAAGCCTATAAGGCGAACTGGATACATAACGAAGAAATATGGCTAAAAATGTTGAAAGATCGAAATTCAACATCACATGTATATGATGAGAAGCTGGCTGAACGTATTTATAAAAATATCAAACAATATTATCCAATTATGAAGGAGACATATTTGTTTCTCCAACAAAAAATAAACGATGAGGAGGGGAACTAA
- a CDS encoding nucleotidyltransferase domain-containing protein → MQLDEKIKNQIIKIAQNYEGVEKVILFGSRARGDALERSDIDLAIEAEKIVESDWLDLYFQLQEELDTLLSIDVVWLTEASDELKTNIKREGCVLYDNAKTETKHEQS, encoded by the coding sequence TTGCAACTCGATGAAAAAATAAAAAATCAAATCATAAAAATCGCGCAAAACTATGAAGGCGTAGAAAAAGTCATTTTATTTGGCTCCCGGGCAAGAGGTGACGCATTAGAACGATCGGATATTGATCTTGCTATCGAAGCTGAAAAAATTGTAGAAAGCGACTGGCTAGACCTTTATTTTCAACTACAAGAAGAATTAGATACTCTATTATCCATTGATGTTGTTTGGCTTACTGAAGCCTCAGATGAACTAAAAACTAATATAAAAAGAGAAGGATGTGTGCTTTATGACAATGCCAAAACTGAAACAAAGCATGAGCAATCTTAA
- a CDS encoding DEAD/DEAH box helicase, which produces MPEKLVSNLVQNNPASHSHPNLQPIYKILDLLPQKLNNEFHFSHDLQQHLQGKKLLLDEIPFPLTEIHEHYLNGYIQYNYGIIKKQNNVLECQRCGNQSQFLFAEFNCARCQEKSCTYCRNCIMMGRVSQCTPLITWTGPSKLSTPNQAILNWSGQLSPGQQKASNKVVEAIGNNKDLLVWAVCGSGKTEVLFQGIQTALQQRKQVCVTTPRTDVVLELTPRLKQVFPNTTIISLYGGSEDRRKSAQLTISTTHQLLRYYKNFDVIIIDEVDAFPYSADKSLQYAVQQAKKEMAAMIYLTATPDEEFKQKSKRGLINTVTIPARYHRHPLPVPVFKWCGDWKKRLKKNKAIPTNIQAWVTTHLQTKKQAFLFVPHIETLYEVVSILKKLHPSIEGVHSEDPKRKEKVQAFRDGTIPLLVTTTILERGVTIPNTDVAVLGAEDSIFTESALVQIAGRVGRSPKYPTGDVIFYHHGKTKAIVAARAQILKMNKEGKTVGLLD; this is translated from the coding sequence ATGCCAGAAAAATTAGTTAGTAATCTAGTACAAAACAATCCCGCAAGCCATTCACATCCCAACCTTCAACCAATATACAAAATTTTAGATTTATTGCCGCAAAAATTAAATAATGAATTCCATTTCTCTCACGACCTTCAACAACATCTACAAGGCAAAAAACTTCTCCTAGACGAAATTCCATTTCCGTTAACAGAAATTCATGAACATTATCTCAACGGCTATATTCAATACAACTATGGCATTATAAAAAAACAAAATAACGTGTTGGAATGTCAACGTTGTGGCAATCAAAGCCAATTTTTATTCGCAGAATTCAACTGTGCCCGTTGTCAAGAAAAATCGTGCACATACTGCCGGAATTGTATTATGATGGGACGAGTTAGCCAGTGCACACCGCTCATAACTTGGACAGGTCCATCCAAGCTTTCGACTCCAAACCAAGCTATTTTAAACTGGTCAGGCCAACTTTCTCCCGGACAGCAAAAAGCCTCAAATAAAGTAGTCGAAGCAATCGGAAACAATAAAGATTTATTAGTCTGGGCAGTTTGCGGATCTGGCAAAACAGAAGTGCTTTTTCAAGGTATTCAAACAGCTCTCCAACAACGAAAACAAGTTTGTGTAACAACACCACGAACCGACGTCGTTCTCGAACTGACGCCACGACTGAAACAAGTCTTTCCGAACACAACTATAATCTCTTTATATGGCGGCAGTGAAGACCGCCGTAAGTCAGCCCAACTTACTATTTCCACCACCCATCAACTGCTTAGATACTACAAAAATTTCGATGTCATTATTATCGATGAAGTTGATGCTTTTCCCTATTCAGCCGATAAATCACTTCAATATGCAGTCCAACAGGCAAAAAAAGAAATGGCAGCCATGATCTATTTAACCGCTACACCGGACGAAGAGTTTAAACAAAAATCAAAAAGAGGCCTAATCAATACAGTAACGATTCCGGCAAGATATCATCGCCATCCACTTCCTGTTCCAGTGTTCAAATGGTGTGGTGATTGGAAAAAGCGGCTGAAGAAAAACAAAGCCATCCCCACGAATATTCAAGCATGGGTCACAACACATCTACAAACAAAAAAACAAGCCTTCCTATTCGTTCCACATATTGAGACATTATACGAAGTTGTGTCCATACTAAAAAAGCTTCACCCCAGTATTGAAGGTGTCCACTCCGAAGACCCAAAACGAAAGGAAAAAGTCCAAGCCTTCCGTGATGGAACAATACCGCTCCTTGTGACAACGACTATCCTTGAACGCGGCGTAACAATCCCTAATACTGATGTTGCTGTCCTTGGCGCAGAGGATTCAATTTTTACAGAAAGTGCCCTTGTACAAATTGCGGGACGGGTCGGACGCAGCCCGAAATATCCAACAGGTGATGTTATTTTTTATCATCATGGAAAAACAAAAGCAATCGTCGCCGCCCGTGCGCAAATTTTAAAAATGAATAAAGAGGGAAAGACGGTCGGTCTACTAGATTAA